The DNA sequence GTAAATAGATAGTAATTAGGAACTAAAAATTGAACGATCATCGCATCATTGATGGCCGCGCTGTTCAGCAGAAATTGCTGGGCGAGATCGCAGGGCTTGTCGAAACACTGACACAGGAAAAACCAATTGGACGTCTTGTCTCTGTTAGCATCGGGGATGTCGCGGAGGTCGACGTTTACATCCGCAATCAAGAACGCGCTGCGGCGAAAGTCGGCATTCCTTTTGAACGTCTTGCATGGCCTGAGGCGATAACGCAGGCGGAAGCAAAAGCGCAATTGGTTGCGATGAACGACGACCCGACAGTGCTCGGCGTCATCTTGCAGCGGCCTGTGCCAGACAGCATCAATCTGCGTACCTTACAATCAGCCATCCACCCGCTGAAAGACATTGAGGGCATGAACCCCGCATCCATTGGCAATATCGTTTATAACGATGTCACCATGGCGCCGTGTACGGCTGCTGCAGCCGTTGAACTTATCCGAGAAACTGGTCTCGATATGAAGGGCTTGGAAATTGTTATGGTGGGGCATTCTGAGATCGTCGGTAAACCTGCGGCCATGATGTTAATGGCGGAAGGCGCGACGGTCACTGTTTGTCACCACATGACGCGATCTGTTGCCATGCATTCGCGACGTGCGGATGTTGTGGTTGTGGCTGTCGGAAAGGCGCATTTGATCGGGGCAGATATGATAAAACCGGGTGCTGCCGTTATTGATATCGGGATCAATCAAATCACAGATGACAACGGGAAGTCGCGCATTGTTGGCGATGTTGATACCGATGCGGTCAAAGAGGTCGCAAGCTGGATCACGCCTGTTCCGGGCGGCGTTGGCCCCGTTACTGTCGCGATCTTAATGCGCAATGCCGCGCGTTCATGGGAGCGGCAGCTTGATATGGGGTGGGTTTAGCGTCTAGCATCCCATGCGTAAAAGTTGTGAGGGAGGTCGCTATGCAGAGGCAAAATCTGATTGATCTGGAACCGAGCGACATGCCGCTCTTCCAGGGCTGCTATTCACTCCACCGTATTGCCTCGCTTTATAGCAAGCGCCTGCTTCACCATGAACGGGCGGGCATGCGTCGCGATGCTTATATAGATTGATTGTGTCAATGCAGCAGGCTCAACCTCTTCCATTCCTGAACCTCAAAGACCCCAATTTTTCCACAAAAGGGCAAGAGGCAAAGGATGCGCGGGCTGAGAACTGGTGTGCGGAAACACCGTTCGGTTTGGCTGTGCTGCGCTACCGCGAAGTAGGCCTTTTATTGCGAGACAAAAGACTGCGACAGGGCAGTTATGCGTGGCCGGACAAGAATAACCTAAAGGGCAGTTTCGCAGAATTTTGGAAGCGCTCGGTGATTTCCCGCGAAGGCAAAGATCACCGAATATTGCGTGACCTTGCCATTCCTTCGTTATCAGAGGAATTTGTTGATAGTTTAATTCCGCAATTTGATGTGGCGGCTGAGACGCTTGCCAATGCTTTGCGTGGGCGTTCGTCATGCGAGTTTATGGAAGATTTTTCCATTCCCTTTGCAGGGCAAGCGATCTGTATCTTACTGGGGTTGCCGCTTGATCAGTGGTCGCAGATTTCACACGACGCATCAGACCTTGGTCTTGCAATGGGCATCAACGGCCTTGACCATCAAGAGACATTCAACGCGGCTTGTGATCGGCTGACGACATTGTCGCATGAATTGATTGCACGGGCGAGGGTAGGCGATGATCAAGCGAGTTATATTGCTCGTCTTGTGAGACGCTACGAAGAGATGAGCCTTGAGGATGAGCAAGCGCTCGTCGACCTCATTCTGATTTCCATCTTCGGCGGTGTTGATACAACGCGCTCCCAACTTGGTTTTGCAATGAGCTTATTCGCTGAACATAAGGACCAATGGCAGGCGCTTTGTGCTGATCCAAATTTGTGCCCGCAAGCAATCGAAGAAATCATCCGCGCTTGGCCAACCACCACATGGGCGACCAGAGAAGCGGTTGAAGATTTCAGTTTTCAAAATGTTGAAATCAAAGCGGGGACCACGCTTCACATGCTGGTTCATTCTTCCGCAAGAGACCCGCAAATTTGCGAGGAACCATCGTTCAATATTCTAGCCCCGCGCAAACGTCATTTCGGCTTTGGCGGTGGGGCGCATCATTGTATTGGCCATTATGTCGCCCGCACGGATATGGCAAGCGCGTTGCGGGCTTTGGGGCGTGTGTTGCAGGACTTCGATGTGGAGGGTGCGCAGTATCTCCCAGATAGCGGCAACACTAGCCCCATAAGCTTGCCCCTTAGCTACAGCGTTAGATAGCCTTACTTTTTCAGCATCGTTACTGCTTCGTCCCAATCTGGTTGGAAGCCAACGATCACGATGTCATCGCCAATATTGGGATTGAAGACGCGGTTATGCCAAAGGGTGGCGCTGTGGGCGGCTTCTTCCTCTTTCAAGATGCGAACGTGGCAAGGGATTTTGTAACTCTGGGTGAATTGCTGGAAAGATAATAGACACTTTCCTTCGACTAAGAGCTGCTCAACCAGTGCTGAATTCTTGGCAAAGAGTGCGGTCAGTTCATCTGAAAACTCAATCGCCCGTTGGTAGTGTGTTGCCTGCAAATAGGTGAGTGCCTTTTTGTAAACGTCTTGCGGATCGTTATGCTTTTGCACCTGAAACTTTAGAAAATCTGTGCTTTCTTCTGGGTTCTCTTTCACCATCAAAACGATGACGCCAGCGGATAATTGCGTTCCTTCGCCATCATAAAGGGCTGGGCGCATGCCTTGGCTAGGGCGGCCACCATCTTCGCGTAAAGCAATCTGACGGATGCGGCATTGCCACGTTAAAAAGTGGTGGGAATAGTCGTGTGGTTGCAAGGTTTTCTCACTTAGCATGATGATGTTATTTCTTAGATTTTAGTGCGGAAAAAAGGGCCGCCAAGTGGCGACCCCTGATTTTGTTCGCTTTGTTAAGCGATTAGTCTTTGTTGACCTTGGATTCGTGTGAGTGGCCAACCATAAGTGCGACAACGCACAGGATGACTGCGATAGCGAGCCAGATCCCTTCAGACCCAGCACCCACATAATAAGCCGCGTCTGTTACCGCGTCCCAAGTTTCAAAAGATGCACCCATTGGTGTTTCCTTTCATGGTTTTCGTTAATTGAAGACCGGTAGGGCGTGAAGGTCACGCCTTACCGTGGCTGATTACTCAGCAGGGTAAGCCACTGCTGGCACTTCAGAGATATCCAGACCGTCACGTTCCACTTTCTCAGAAACGCGCAAGATGCCCATTGCATTGAAGAGTGAAGCGAAAACAAGACCCGGAACGAAGCCGATAAGCGCCATCACGATTGTACCAATCAACTGACCGAAGAAGCTGATTTGTGCTGCTCCCTCAGCTGCTGTTGATGGGATGCCAGAAGCGAAGATACCAACGCCAAGCACACCAACTGCACCAAGGACACCGTGAACCGTTACAGCACCAACTGCATCATCAATACCCATCTTCTCGATGAATTTTGCTGAAGCAGGCATGATGAAGGCACAAGCAACAAAGGCGATCGCAAATGTCATTGATGGCAGATAAACGTCAAGACCAGCAGCTGTTGCGATAATGCCGCCAAGACCAGCAGACATCATCCAGAACGGATCACGTGTTGTCATCCATGCACCGATGATACCGCCACCGATTGCCATCAACAAGTTGAAGGTCAATGCAGAAAGCGTCATTGGTGTGCCGTAGATGTTTGTGAACTCTGTAGCAGACCAAGACCATGCTTCACCTGGGTAGATCAAACAAGCCATAAGGAAGCCCCAGAAACCCACGATAATCATCATCAAACCGATCATTGCCATTGGCATATTGTGACCTGTAATTTGGTTTGCTGAGCCGTCTGCATTGAATTTACCGATCCGTGCGCCGAGTGGGATAAGAACCCCGAGAGCGAAGAAACCAGAAATCATGTGAACAACACCAGAAGCACCAAAGTCGTGGTAACCCCATTTTTGAACAAGCCAGCCATCTGCATGCCAACCCCATGCCGCAGCAACAACCCAAGCAAAAGAGCCGAGGATGATGGCAAGCACAACGAATGGTACGAGGCGGATACGTTCAATAACAGAACCCGACATAATGGAGGCGGTAGCACACGCAAACAACGTAAAGGCACCGACAAACACACCAGAAGCATTGTCACCCAAATGCGGGCCCATCACTTCTGTTGCAGGATTTGCAACGGCTGCTGCATAAGCCAAACCACTGATTTCATTTGGCCCGACACCAAAGTTTAGACCAGTTGGGAAAGCCCAATATACCCACCAGCCGAAAAAGTAGAATGTTGGCAGCATGAATGCGAAGGCCAAAATATTTTTAATTCCGGATGCTAGAACGTTCTTGGCGCGCGATGCGCCCATCTCATATCCCAAAAATCCGACGTGGATTAGGATCATAAGCGGTATCGTAAGATAATAATACGTCTCTGCCGCGACCGTATTTCCAGTCGCATTTGCGGCTTTCAAAGCTGCGACCTCCGCCATTAATTTGGCAACTTCCTCTTCCATTAAATAGTCCCCCTCGATTGGTTTATTATCTGCGGCTAAATTAACAGCC is a window from the Hyphomicrobiales bacterium genome containing:
- a CDS encoding ammonium transporter encodes the protein MEEEVAKLMAEVAALKAANATGNTVAAETYYYLTIPLMILIHVGFLGYEMGASRAKNVLASGIKNILAFAFMLPTFYFFGWWVYWAFPTGLNFGVGPNEISGLAYAAAVANPATEVMGPHLGDNASGVFVGAFTLFACATASIMSGSVIERIRLVPFVVLAIILGSFAWVVAAAWGWHADGWLVQKWGYHDFGASGVVHMISGFFALGVLIPLGARIGKFNADGSANQITGHNMPMAMIGLMMIIVGFWGFLMACLIYPGEAWSWSATEFTNIYGTPMTLSALTFNLLMAIGGGIIGAWMTTRDPFWMMSAGLGGIIATAAGLDVYLPSMTFAIAFVACAFIMPASAKFIEKMGIDDAVGAVTVHGVLGAVGVLGVGIFASGIPSTAAEGAAQISFFGQLIGTIVMALIGFVPGLVFASLFNAMGILRVSEKVERDGLDISEVPAVAYPAE
- a CDS encoding cytochrome P450, whose product is MQQAQPLPFLNLKDPNFSTKGQEAKDARAENWCAETPFGLAVLRYREVGLLLRDKRLRQGSYAWPDKNNLKGSFAEFWKRSVISREGKDHRILRDLAIPSLSEEFVDSLIPQFDVAAETLANALRGRSSCEFMEDFSIPFAGQAICILLGLPLDQWSQISHDASDLGLAMGINGLDHQETFNAACDRLTTLSHELIARARVGDDQASYIARLVRRYEEMSLEDEQALVDLILISIFGGVDTTRSQLGFAMSLFAEHKDQWQALCADPNLCPQAIEEIIRAWPTTTWATREAVEDFSFQNVEIKAGTTLHMLVHSSARDPQICEEPSFNILAPRKRHFGFGGGAHHCIGHYVARTDMASALRALGRVLQDFDVEGAQYLPDSGNTSPISLPLSYSVR
- a CDS encoding bifunctional 5,10-methylenetetrahydrofolate dehydrogenase/5,10-methenyltetrahydrofolate cyclohydrolase, giving the protein MNDHRIIDGRAVQQKLLGEIAGLVETLTQEKPIGRLVSVSIGDVAEVDVYIRNQERAAAKVGIPFERLAWPEAITQAEAKAQLVAMNDDPTVLGVILQRPVPDSINLRTLQSAIHPLKDIEGMNPASIGNIVYNDVTMAPCTAAAAVELIRETGLDMKGLEIVMVGHSEIVGKPAAMMLMAEGATVTVCHHMTRSVAMHSRRADVVVVAVGKAHLIGADMIKPGAAVIDIGINQITDDNGKSRIVGDVDTDAVKEVASWITPVPGGVGPVTVAILMRNAARSWERQLDMGWV